A genomic segment from Polyangium mundeleinium encodes:
- a CDS encoding response regulator, producing the protein MAWKPGKRGARRGTLLLGPGAPVRILPGISPSDTVEAEARDGVEIPTKKPIGKILVQQRALSEEQLERALAAGKGSPVPLASRLTEAGTISELAALKALSEQNGVPGVDLKQVCLKLTDLAIVPRGVAIQHKLLPVLVRDDKVHLAMAAPTNRKIIDEIEFTTGKRVFPYVALEGQLLKVIPAAYEMRERGESHYVGPNCPPEVRRKAGIPLPTRTQGGATTETPPLEGSILGPMPTAAEGSQAAIPPPKRVTTRNQIGAIVDDAMQRAAADADVSDADFGKAPRDLSVIAGPGALRPPRQPGERTVLVVDDEVEIRNILRLVLEQRGYRVLEADRGEAALRILKEDVPDAIVLDAMLPGELHGFDIARQLKGSERYGHIPIVIVSAVYRGWRFAEDLKASYKVDAYVEKPFRVTDVIEALERAIEQAQGKAAPVDPERISAEAEKKLAAGIASYQAGKFDEAIGFLREGTKIDPLAYRLHFHLGLLLGKRGQIYDAISELETALRINDRHFPALKNLAVLYQKAGFRNKAVEVWERALRAAPDEPTRQSIKEILVGLL; encoded by the coding sequence ATGGCCTGGAAACCCGGAAAACGTGGGGCTCGGCGCGGCACCCTCCTGCTCGGCCCCGGCGCGCCCGTGCGCATCTTGCCCGGAATTTCCCCCTCGGATACGGTGGAGGCCGAGGCGCGGGACGGCGTGGAAATTCCTACGAAAAAGCCGATCGGCAAGATCTTGGTCCAGCAACGCGCGCTCTCCGAAGAGCAGCTCGAACGGGCGCTCGCCGCGGGCAAGGGCTCGCCCGTCCCCCTCGCGTCGCGTTTGACCGAGGCCGGCACGATCAGCGAGCTCGCCGCCTTGAAGGCGCTCAGCGAGCAGAACGGCGTGCCGGGCGTCGACCTCAAGCAGGTCTGCTTGAAGCTCACGGACCTCGCGATCGTGCCGCGTGGGGTCGCGATCCAGCACAAGCTGCTCCCCGTCCTCGTGCGGGACGACAAGGTCCACCTCGCGATGGCGGCGCCGACGAACCGCAAGATCATCGACGAGATCGAGTTCACCACCGGCAAGCGCGTCTTCCCGTACGTCGCGCTCGAAGGCCAGCTCCTCAAGGTCATTCCGGCCGCGTATGAAATGCGCGAGCGCGGCGAATCGCACTACGTCGGCCCGAACTGCCCGCCCGAGGTCCGCCGCAAGGCCGGCATCCCGCTGCCCACGCGAACGCAGGGTGGGGCGACGACCGAGACGCCGCCGCTCGAAGGCAGCATCCTTGGCCCCATGCCCACGGCGGCCGAGGGCTCGCAGGCCGCGATCCCGCCGCCGAAGCGCGTCACGACCCGCAACCAGATCGGCGCCATCGTCGACGACGCCATGCAACGCGCGGCCGCCGACGCCGACGTCTCCGACGCCGACTTTGGCAAAGCGCCGCGGGATCTCTCGGTCATCGCGGGCCCGGGCGCGCTCCGGCCGCCGCGCCAGCCGGGCGAGCGCACCGTGCTCGTCGTCGACGACGAGGTCGAGATCCGCAACATCCTCCGCCTCGTCCTCGAACAACGCGGCTACCGTGTCCTCGAAGCCGACCGCGGCGAGGCGGCGCTGCGCATCCTCAAGGAGGACGTGCCGGACGCGATCGTCCTCGACGCGATGCTCCCGGGCGAGCTGCACGGGTTCGACATCGCGCGTCAGCTCAAGGGATCGGAGCGGTACGGGCACATCCCGATCGTGATCGTCTCGGCGGTCTACCGGGGCTGGCGGTTCGCGGAGGACCTCAAGGCGAGTTACAAGGTCGACGCGTACGTCGAAAAACCGTTCCGGGTGACGGACGTGATCGAGGCGCTCGAGCGCGCGATCGAGCAGGCGCAGGGCAAGGCGGCGCCGGTCGATCCGGAGCGGATCTCGGCGGAGGCCGAGAAAAAACTCGCGGCGGGGATCGCGTCCTACCAGGCCGGCAAGTTCGACGAGGCGATCGGGTTTCTCCGCGAGGGGACGAAGATCGATCCGCTCGCGTATCGCCTGCACTTCCACCTCGGGCTCTTGCTCGGCAAGCGGGGCCAGATTTACGACGCGATCAGCGAGCTCGAAACGGCGCTGCGCATCAACGACCGGCACTTCCCGGCCTTGAAGAACCTCGCGGTCCTCTACCAGAAGGCCGGCTTCCGCAACAAAGCCGTCGAGGTATGGGAGCGCGCGCTCCGGGCC